One Megasphaera elsdenii DSM 20460 genomic window carries:
- a CDS encoding histidine phosphatase family protein — MIKLYLARHGETAGNVQQWYQGSTDVPLNDHGLEQAKCLGEFFRHVHLDAVYSSTLQRAKTTAECVAAPHHLDVIAYDELKEADFGVWEGHTYQEITTQWPGELEAVYASDGTLPARGGESFCQVRDRTLKKTREILSHHKDGDSVFMVSHGAAIRCLIFGLLGLDMKRIWCFQQFNTAFNIIEYYGDRNVMTLMNCTQHLEGLTGYQPQWDKMPSL, encoded by the coding sequence ATGATAAAATTATATTTAGCACGTCATGGCGAAACAGCAGGTAATGTCCAGCAGTGGTACCAGGGGTCGACTGATGTACCCCTCAATGACCATGGACTGGAACAGGCGAAATGCCTGGGAGAATTTTTCCGCCATGTCCATCTCGACGCCGTCTACAGCAGCACGCTCCAGCGCGCCAAGACGACGGCCGAATGTGTAGCCGCGCCGCACCATTTGGACGTCATCGCTTATGACGAACTGAAGGAAGCTGATTTCGGCGTCTGGGAAGGCCATACATACCAGGAAATCACGACCCAGTGGCCGGGTGAACTGGAAGCGGTCTATGCTTCGGACGGGACCTTGCCGGCCCGGGGCGGTGAATCGTTCTGCCAGGTCCGCGACCGGACACTGAAGAAGACACGGGAAATCTTGTCGCATCACAAAGATGGCGACAGCGTCTTCATGGTATCCCACGGGGCGGCAATCCGCTGCCTGATCTTTGGCCTGCTGGGCCTCGATATGAAGCGTATCTGGTGCTTCCAGCAGTTCAACACGGCTTTTAACATCATCGAATATTATGGCGACCGCAATGTCATGACCCTCATGAACTGCACGCAGCATCTGGAAGGCCTGACGGGGTATCAGCCCCAGTGGGACAAGATGCCGTCGCTCTAA
- a CDS encoding pseudouridine synthase, which translates to MAKTMRLDKLLGHTGWGTRRELKELCKGGHVTMNGTVCLDSSQKVDPAADVIAVDGQIVGYEEHIYLMLYKPAGVVSATEDNVSPTVIGLLPRQYQGAGLFPVGRLDKDTTGLLLITNDGTWAHGITSPKKHMDKIYDAVVEGDIPPDMGQRFADGIVLDDGLHCLPAKAVQTGPQSLTVVVQEGKFHQVKRMCAAVGLKVVQLHRRSVGSVVLDEGLEPGQFRPLTDEEREALKGRGR; encoded by the coding sequence ATGGCAAAGACTATGCGCCTCGATAAGCTCCTGGGCCATACGGGCTGGGGGACGCGGCGGGAACTGAAGGAATTGTGCAAAGGCGGCCATGTGACCATGAATGGTACCGTCTGCCTCGACAGCAGCCAGAAAGTCGACCCGGCAGCTGATGTGATTGCCGTCGACGGTCAAATCGTGGGCTACGAAGAACATATCTATCTCATGCTCTATAAGCCGGCCGGCGTCGTATCGGCGACGGAAGACAACGTGTCGCCGACGGTCATCGGCCTCTTGCCGCGCCAATATCAGGGCGCCGGCCTGTTCCCGGTCGGCCGCCTCGATAAGGATACGACAGGCCTCCTGCTCATCACCAACGACGGGACCTGGGCCCATGGCATTACGTCGCCCAAGAAGCACATGGACAAGATATACGATGCCGTCGTCGAAGGCGATATCCCACCTGATATGGGCCAGCGCTTTGCCGATGGCATCGTCCTTGACGATGGCCTGCACTGCCTGCCGGCCAAGGCCGTCCAGACCGGCCCCCAGTCCCTTACGGTCGTCGTCCAGGAAGGAAAGTTCCATCAGGTCAAGCGCATGTGTGCTGCCGTCGGCCTGAAGGTCGTCCAGCTGCACCGCCGCTCCGTTGGCAGCGTCGTCCTCGATGAAGGTTTGGAGCCGGGCCAGTTCCGCCCGCTGACCGATGAGGAGCGGGAAGCCTTGAAAGGACGGGGCCGGTGA
- a CDS encoding M24 family metallopeptidase produces MIEQRIARLRAFLQEHDADGVIIVQPENLRYFSAFTGGEGALVIGLDQAVLWTDSRYTEQAANQSGTWYDIKNHHNALSSSIRSSLNDMEIGVAGYEENFLTHFMYENISDGALCGFLPCDLTSLRAVKEPYELKATRKASNIADRAFADLLPYIKPGVTEKELAARLESNMLLLGSEEKSFTTIVASGRRSAMPHGTASPKVIEAGDFVTFDFGAVWEGYHSDITRTVVVGKASQTQKDFYNLILEGQKLGVSLVKAGVSRREVDFAVRNYFARYHVSQYFTHSLGHGTGLEIHEQPVLSPKSTGVLEENMIVTVEPGLYIEGKFGVRIEDSVAVTANGCEILTKTPKELMELL; encoded by the coding sequence ATGATAGAACAACGAATTGCCCGCCTGCGCGCTTTCCTGCAAGAACACGATGCAGACGGCGTCATTATCGTCCAGCCGGAAAATCTGCGTTATTTCAGTGCCTTTACAGGCGGTGAAGGCGCACTGGTCATTGGACTGGATCAGGCTGTATTGTGGACTGATTCCCGTTATACGGAACAGGCTGCCAACCAGTCCGGAACCTGGTACGATATCAAAAACCACCACAATGCCTTATCGTCATCCATCCGCTCGTCCTTGAACGACATGGAAATCGGCGTGGCAGGTTATGAAGAAAATTTCCTGACTCATTTCATGTACGAAAATATTTCCGATGGAGCTTTATGCGGCTTCCTGCCCTGTGATTTGACCAGTCTGCGGGCTGTGAAGGAACCGTATGAGCTGAAGGCGACGCGCAAGGCCAGCAATATTGCCGACCGGGCCTTTGCCGATTTATTGCCGTACATCAAGCCTGGCGTCACGGAAAAGGAACTGGCTGCCCGCCTGGAAAGCAATATGCTGCTTCTCGGGTCGGAAGAAAAGTCCTTTACGACTATCGTCGCCTCAGGCAGGCGTTCGGCCATGCCTCACGGTACGGCCAGCCCGAAAGTCATCGAAGCCGGTGATTTTGTTACCTTCGATTTCGGTGCTGTCTGGGAAGGCTACCATTCGGACATCACCCGGACTGTCGTCGTCGGCAAGGCGTCGCAGACCCAGAAGGATTTCTATAATCTCATCCTGGAAGGGCAGAAGCTGGGCGTATCCCTCGTCAAGGCCGGCGTTTCCCGCCGCGAAGTCGATTTTGCCGTGCGCAATTACTTCGCCCGCTATCACGTCAGCCAGTATTTCACTCATTCCCTGGGCCACGGTACGGGCCTGGAAATCCATGAACAACCGGTCCTGTCGCCGAAATCGACAGGCGTACTCGAAGAGAATATGATAGTCACGGTAGAACCGGGACTGTACATAGAAGGCAAGTTCGGCGTCCGCATTGAGGATTCCGTTGCCGTTACAGCCAACGGCTGTGAAATTTTAACCAAAACACCCAAAGAATTGATGGAGCTGTTATAG
- the efp gene encoding elongation factor P, with protein MITSNDFRPGVTIEIDGQVWQVVEFQHVKPGKGAAFVRAKIKNLETGAVVERTWNAGEKVQDGHVDRRQMQYLYENEGMYCFMDNETYEQIELNKDNLGDAVHFLKEEMNVSVMMFKGKVIGIDLPAAVELKVVETDPGVRGDTATGGSKPAKLETGYVVKVPLFINEGEVLQIDTRTGQYIGRA; from the coding sequence ATGATTACAAGTAATGATTTCAGACCAGGCGTAACTATCGAAATCGACGGCCAGGTATGGCAGGTCGTTGAATTCCAGCACGTAAAACCGGGCAAGGGCGCTGCTTTCGTCCGCGCTAAGATCAAGAACCTCGAAACGGGCGCTGTTGTCGAACGTACCTGGAATGCTGGCGAAAAAGTACAGGACGGCCACGTTGACCGCCGCCAGATGCAGTACCTCTATGAAAATGAAGGCATGTACTGTTTCATGGATAACGAAACATACGAACAGATTGAATTGAACAAAGACAACCTCGGTGACGCTGTCCATTTCCTCAAAGAAGAAATGAACGTTTCCGTCATGATGTTCAAAGGCAAAGTCATCGGCATCGATCTCCCGGCTGCTGTTGAACTGAAAGTCGTTGAAACCGATCCGGGTGTCCGCGGTGATACAGCGACAGGCGGCAGCAAACCGGCCAAACTGGAAACGGGCTATGTCGTCAAAGTACCGCTCTTTATCAATGAAGGCGAAGTTCTCCAGATCGACACGAGAACCGGCCAGTATATCGGCAGAGCATAA
- a CDS encoding Asp23/Gls24 family envelope stress response protein, which produces METTEVNEWGSIHISQRVIASIAALTAAKAAYVADLGMNIAEAAAEKLGRTLPGRGVDVTIEGQRIELTVRLVIRYGCRIPDVALEVQKSVKDAVEKATACTVTAVHIIVQQLVFEEDRHDG; this is translated from the coding sequence ATGGAAACAACTGAAGTGAATGAATGGGGAAGTATCCATATTTCCCAGCGCGTCATTGCATCCATTGCGGCCCTGACCGCGGCCAAAGCGGCTTATGTCGCCGACTTGGGAATGAATATTGCCGAAGCGGCGGCCGAGAAATTAGGACGTACCCTGCCGGGGCGCGGCGTCGATGTCACCATCGAGGGCCAGCGCATCGAGCTGACGGTCCGCCTGGTCATCCGCTATGGCTGCCGTATTCCCGACGTAGCCCTGGAAGTGCAGAAGTCCGTCAAGGATGCCGTCGAAAAGGCGACGGCCTGCACGGTTACGGCGGTCCACATCATTGTACAGCAGTTGGTTTTCGAGGAGGATCGTCACGATGGATGA
- a CDS encoding Asp23/Gls24 family envelope stress response protein — MDEEQDFAYAVSEKALRHIAETAGREVPGVVAIRSRSVSVAGGIVRVHLAVRARYGGDLHHLALAVQQRAAAVIEEMAEPEGLDISVTIEDLAFPPAE, encoded by the coding sequence ATGGATGAAGAACAGGATTTTGCCTATGCCGTCAGTGAAAAGGCCCTGCGCCATATCGCCGAGACGGCCGGCCGCGAGGTGCCGGGCGTCGTCGCCATCCGCAGCCGCAGCGTATCGGTCGCAGGCGGTATCGTCCGTGTCCATCTGGCTGTCCGTGCCCGTTATGGCGGAGATTTGCACCATCTGGCCTTAGCTGTCCAGCAGCGGGCAGCCGCTGTGATTGAAGAGATGGCTGAACCGGAGGGACTCGATATTTCCGTCACCATTGAAGACCTGGCCTTTCCGCCAGCTGAATAA
- the nusB gene encoding transcription antitermination factor NusB: MSRHKARQQALELLYSREFHGENDIQYSEQEILENDYVTTDTLTEDGPELSDQERDAYCTYLVETTTEHRDELDDIIRSFAKGWDIERMNRTDRNILRLALCELVYPKETLAPSIVLNEAVILAKEFSGDKSARFVNGILGAYVRSKA; the protein is encoded by the coding sequence GTGAGCAGACATAAAGCGCGCCAGCAGGCGCTCGAACTTTTATATTCCCGTGAATTTCACGGAGAAAACGATATCCAGTACAGCGAACAGGAAATCCTGGAAAACGATTACGTCACGACCGATACCTTGACCGAAGACGGTCCGGAACTGAGTGACCAGGAACGCGATGCCTATTGCACGTATCTCGTCGAAACGACGACGGAACACCGCGATGAACTGGATGACATCATCCGCTCCTTTGCCAAGGGCTGGGACATCGAACGGATGAACCGCACGGACCGCAACATCCTGCGCCTGGCCTTGTGCGAACTCGTGTACCCGAAAGAAACGCTGGCACCGTCCATCGTCCTCAACGAAGCCGTCATCCTGGCCAAGGAATTTAGCGGCGATAAATCGGCACGGTTCGTCAATGGCATCTTGGGTGCCTATGTAAGGTCGAAGGCCTGA
- a CDS encoding tRNA (adenosine(37)-N6)-threonylcarbamoyltransferase complex transferase subunit TsaD, giving the protein MDVFLGIDTSCYTTSLCLVDDAYEVVADERIILSVAKGGRGLSQSNMVYQHTRNLPVLFERLAGILSRAHIRAIAVTDQPRRRDDSYMPAFLAGLGYARALAAVLGVPLYRLSHQENHLLAVLRSLGHIGTDPFYGIHLSGGTTDLLRAVPDERGLDITRIGGTSDISAGQFIDRMGVALDLPFPAGIHVDKLAQTVNPPVKGAHVFCRDGQVSFSGPESQGQRLVASGGEDPARLCSWTLSTVWRGLESLLDYAAADGMKHLVAAGGVMSNAYLRHQMSDYCRCHGIRLDLAADGFSADNASGAAFWAAVQEGKKS; this is encoded by the coding sequence ATGGACGTCTTTCTCGGCATCGATACGAGTTGTTACACGACGTCCCTATGCCTCGTCGATGACGCTTATGAAGTCGTCGCCGACGAACGCATCATCCTGAGCGTCGCAAAGGGCGGCCGTGGCCTGTCCCAGTCCAACATGGTCTATCAGCATACGCGGAATCTGCCGGTTCTCTTTGAACGGCTGGCAGGCATCCTGTCTCGTGCTCATATCCGGGCCATTGCCGTGACCGACCAGCCACGGCGCCGTGATGATTCCTATATGCCGGCTTTTTTGGCCGGTCTCGGTTATGCCCGGGCCCTGGCAGCCGTCTTAGGCGTCCCTTTATACCGCCTGAGCCATCAGGAAAATCATCTTCTCGCCGTCCTGCGCAGCCTGGGCCATATCGGTACGGATCCTTTTTACGGCATCCACTTGTCCGGCGGGACGACGGACCTGCTGCGGGCCGTCCCGGATGAACGGGGCCTCGACATCACCCGCATCGGCGGTACCAGCGATATCAGTGCCGGCCAGTTCATCGACCGCATGGGCGTGGCCCTGGACCTGCCGTTTCCGGCGGGCATCCATGTCGATAAGCTGGCTCAGACGGTAAATCCGCCTGTCAAAGGAGCCCATGTCTTCTGCCGCGATGGCCAGGTCAGCTTTTCCGGGCCGGAATCGCAGGGACAGCGGCTCGTGGCTTCCGGCGGGGAAGACCCGGCCCGCCTTTGCAGCTGGACACTGTCGACGGTCTGGCGCGGCCTGGAGAGCCTCCTCGATTACGCGGCAGCCGATGGCATGAAACATCTCGTCGCTGCCGGCGGCGTCATGTCCAACGCCTATTTGCGCCATCAGATGAGCGATTATTGCCGCTGCCATGGCATACGCCTGGATCTGGCTGCCGATGGCTTCAGCGCCGATAATGCCTCGGGCGCAGCCTTCTGGGCTGCCGTACAGGAAGGGAAGAAATCATGA
- the xseA gene encoding exodeoxyribonuclease VII large subunit, whose protein sequence is MKYASVTDVVRRIKEDIHGDYRLQSLAMEGNIIGLKRASNGHYYMNIRDDQCSIRAIVFRSRVTAAVRAVREGDHVVVIGAVNVYEKGGALSFIIEQLFSQGTGSLQAQYERIKNELAAQGYFDSSHKKELPRFPWRVGVLTSKTGAVLHDIYKIAGERNPYADIVLHPIPVQGDGVDTAIAAAIEAMGRRKDLDVLIVGRGGGSMEDLWCFNSPAVVKAIYGAKVPVITAIGHETDTTLADYAADVRAATPTHAAEMAFFDVREAELDLAALADRAYERVMACIEDRQRLVEQAAGRLNLKHYDAFLAMKETHLSGLMQQADRQLQLQLEQKQGKLNTLTASLQALNPAALVRRGYGQLMQQGKILTDIHSVSQDSPLTIQVVDGTITTAVKEVDIYGKND, encoded by the coding sequence ATGAAATATGCATCGGTTACGGACGTCGTCCGCCGCATCAAAGAGGATATCCACGGTGATTACCGCCTGCAGAGCCTTGCCATGGAAGGGAATATCATCGGCCTCAAGCGGGCGTCGAACGGCCATTATTATATGAATATCCGCGATGATCAGTGTTCCATCCGGGCCATTGTGTTCCGCAGCCGCGTGACGGCAGCGGTCCGGGCGGTCCGCGAAGGGGACCATGTCGTCGTCATCGGCGCCGTCAATGTCTATGAAAAAGGCGGCGCCCTTTCCTTTATCATTGAACAGCTCTTTTCTCAGGGTACCGGGTCCTTGCAGGCCCAGTACGAACGCATCAAGAATGAACTGGCCGCCCAGGGTTATTTCGACAGCAGCCACAAGAAGGAGCTGCCGCGGTTCCCCTGGCGCGTCGGCGTCCTGACGTCGAAGACGGGGGCCGTACTCCACGACATCTATAAGATTGCCGGCGAACGCAATCCCTATGCCGACATCGTCCTCCATCCCATCCCCGTCCAGGGCGACGGCGTCGATACGGCCATTGCCGCTGCCATCGAAGCGATGGGCCGGCGCAAGGACCTGGACGTCCTCATCGTCGGCCGCGGTGGCGGTTCCATGGAGGATTTGTGGTGCTTCAACAGCCCGGCCGTGGTCAAGGCCATTTATGGCGCTAAGGTGCCGGTCATTACGGCTATCGGTCATGAAACGGACACGACCCTGGCTGACTACGCAGCCGATGTGCGGGCGGCGACGCCGACCCATGCGGCGGAAATGGCTTTCTTCGATGTCCGTGAAGCGGAACTGGACCTGGCTGCCCTGGCAGACCGGGCTTATGAACGGGTCATGGCCTGCATCGAAGACCGCCAGCGACTGGTCGAACAGGCGGCAGGCCGGCTCAACTTGAAGCACTATGATGCTTTCCTGGCGATGAAAGAAACCCATCTGTCGGGCCTGATGCAACAGGCGGACCGGCAGCTGCAGCTCCAGTTAGAACAGAAACAGGGAAAGCTGAATACCCTGACGGCGTCTTTGCAGGCCCTGAATCCGGCAGCCCTCGTGCGCCGCGGATACGGCCAGCTCATGCAGCAGGGCAAGATCCTTACAGATATCCACAGCGTGTCGCAAGATTCGCCGCTGACGATACAAGTCGTCGACGGGACGATTACGACGGCTGTTAAAGAGGTGGACATATATGGCAAGAACGACTGA
- the xseB gene encoding exodeoxyribonuclease VII small subunit, whose product MARTTDKLKSFESNYEKLEQLVQELDAPDLTLKQSLDLYEKAIKLSQSCEGALEYARQKAQALADVRDDKDDSGEEPIEGVLDL is encoded by the coding sequence ATGGCAAGAACGACTGATAAATTGAAGAGTTTTGAAAGCAATTATGAAAAATTGGAACAGCTCGTACAGGAACTGGATGCTCCAGACCTGACGCTGAAGCAGTCCCTCGATTTATATGAAAAGGCCATCAAATTATCCCAGTCCTGCGAAGGAGCCCTGGAATATGCCCGCCAGAAAGCGCAGGCCCTGGCCGACGTCCGGGACGATAAGGATGATAGCGGCGAAGAACCGATCGAAGGGGTGCTGGACTTATGA
- a CDS encoding polyprenyl synthetase family protein, translated as MTFQDYLAAQRKRVDDYLAQVLTTEQPRFSKLYEAMNYSLLAGGKRIRPILLLATVEALGQDAAPYTGLACALECIHTYSLIHDDLPCMDDDDLRRGKPTNHVVYGAGLATLAGDGLLTFAFELMASQKGIAPDKLNRCIAVIAKAAGPAGMVGGQAFDLASDGDMAIGREGMELLHRSKTGVIFKAAIDMAAIVTEASPQQKQALDAYASYMGLTFQITDDILDVVGDEALLGKPVGSDARNDKATYVTIFSLDEARRMACEAADKAVQALEPLGPKACFLKELVEHLLVRVH; from the coding sequence ATGACTTTCCAAGATTATCTGGCAGCGCAGCGGAAACGCGTCGATGATTACCTGGCCCAGGTATTGACGACAGAACAGCCGCGTTTTTCCAAGCTTTACGAAGCTATGAACTACAGCCTCCTGGCCGGCGGTAAGCGCATCCGTCCGATCCTCCTGCTAGCGACAGTAGAAGCCCTGGGGCAGGATGCCGCACCTTATACGGGGCTGGCCTGTGCCCTGGAATGTATCCATACGTATTCGCTGATCCACGACGACCTGCCCTGCATGGATGATGACGATCTGCGCCGGGGCAAGCCGACGAATCATGTTGTCTACGGGGCGGGTCTGGCGACCCTGGCCGGTGACGGCCTGCTGACCTTTGCCTTCGAGCTCATGGCCAGCCAGAAAGGCATTGCACCGGATAAATTGAACCGCTGTATCGCCGTCATCGCAAAAGCGGCCGGCCCGGCCGGCATGGTCGGCGGCCAGGCTTTCGATTTGGCATCTGACGGAGACATGGCCATCGGTCGGGAGGGTATGGAACTCCTGCACCGTTCCAAGACAGGCGTCATCTTCAAGGCCGCTATCGATATGGCCGCTATCGTTACCGAGGCTTCGCCGCAGCAAAAGCAGGCTTTGGATGCCTATGCATCGTACATGGGCCTGACCTTCCAGATTACCGACGATATCCTCGATGTCGTCGGCGACGAAGCCCTGCTGGGCAAACCCGTCGGCAGCGATGCCCGCAACGACAAGGCCACGTATGTGACTATCTTTTCCCTGGACGAAGCCCGGCGCATGGCCTGTGAAGCGGCAGATAAAGCCGTCCAGGCCCTGGAACCGTTAGGGCCGAAAGCCTGTTTCCTCAAGGAATTGGTCGAGCATCTGCTGGTTCGCGTTCATTAG
- a CDS encoding TlyA family RNA methyltransferase, whose translation MQHKERLDVLLVSRGLSESREKAKATIMAGLVFVDNQRVDKAGTKLPVDVEITVKGNPIPYVGRGGLKLEKAMETFPIDLTGKTMMDIGASTGGFTDCALQRGAAKVFAVDVGYGQLAWKLRTDDRVVNMERTNIRNVTVADIGEPVDFISIDVSFISLLKIMPAVEPLLKEGGTMVTLIKPQFEAGREHVGKGGIVRDIQVHRDVIRHVTDGIAACGLSPLGLTFSPIKGADGNIEYLLYSRKDNPCHNDITDAVVDDIVGKSHEM comes from the coding sequence ATGCAGCATAAAGAAAGATTAGACGTGCTTCTCGTCAGCCGCGGCTTGTCTGAGAGCCGGGAAAAGGCCAAGGCGACCATCATGGCCGGCTTGGTCTTCGTTGACAATCAGCGCGTCGATAAGGCGGGTACGAAGCTGCCCGTCGATGTAGAAATCACGGTCAAAGGGAATCCGATCCCTTATGTCGGCCGGGGCGGCCTGAAATTAGAAAAAGCCATGGAAACGTTTCCCATCGATTTGACGGGCAAGACTATGATGGATATCGGCGCCTCGACAGGCGGTTTTACGGACTGCGCCCTCCAGCGCGGGGCGGCCAAGGTCTTTGCCGTCGATGTCGGCTATGGCCAGCTGGCCTGGAAGCTGCGGACCGATGACCGCGTCGTCAATATGGAACGGACCAATATCCGCAACGTCACCGTCGCAGATATCGGCGAACCTGTCGATTTCATTTCCATTGACGTATCCTTCATTTCCCTGCTGAAAATCATGCCGGCTGTGGAACCGCTGCTCAAAGAAGGCGGTACCATGGTCACTCTCATCAAGCCTCAGTTCGAAGCGGGCCGGGAACACGTCGGTAAAGGCGGCATCGTCCGCGATATCCAGGTTCACCGCGACGTCATCCGCCACGTCACGGACGGCATCGCCGCCTGCGGTTTGTCGCCGCTGGGCCTGACCTTCTCGCCCATCAAAGGGGCTGATGGCAATATAGAATATCTCTTGTACAGCCGTAAAGACAATCCCTGCCATAACGATATCACTGACGCCGTTGTCGATGACATCGTCGGTAAATCTCATGAAATGTAG
- a CDS encoding NAD(+)/NADH kinase: MRIGIFPNLVKRESAAIVQQMIKICEKYGIEYYLPAYVSESRQPAYQRIGAEHLRPRMTIYSTIDVAMVLGGDGTILKMAKQFAEADIPVCGINLGSLGFLYEVETKNLEKRMEDILAGRYFLEERMMLHSELCYEDGLVQSLPDALNDIVIGHGNVGKLIRIDLSINGHFIQQYPGDGLIVATATGSTGYTFSSGGPIVAPSVPCIMVTPICPHLLLKVPLVLRDDDQVSVTVANSRNSVRVSVDGMMDQELMRNMTLQVRKSDHVLKIIRFNKNYFYSNLFTKMMGND; this comes from the coding sequence ATGCGTATCGGTATTTTCCCGAACCTCGTCAAACGCGAAAGTGCTGCCATCGTCCAGCAGATGATCAAAATTTGCGAAAAATATGGCATTGAATACTATCTGCCGGCTTATGTCAGCGAGAGCCGCCAGCCGGCCTATCAGCGCATCGGCGCTGAACACCTGCGCCCACGCATGACGATTTACAGCACCATCGACGTAGCCATGGTCCTCGGCGGCGACGGGACCATTCTCAAGATGGCCAAACAGTTTGCCGAAGCTGACATCCCGGTCTGCGGCATCAATCTCGGCTCTCTGGGCTTCCTTTACGAAGTCGAGACCAAGAACCTGGAAAAGCGCATGGAAGATATCCTGGCCGGCCGCTATTTCCTGGAAGAACGGATGATGCTCCATTCGGAATTGTGCTATGAAGACGGACTGGTCCAGTCCCTGCCCGATGCCCTCAACGACATCGTCATCGGCCACGGCAATGTAGGTAAGCTCATCCGCATCGATCTCAGCATCAACGGCCATTTCATCCAGCAGTATCCCGGCGATGGCCTCATCGTAGCGACGGCGACGGGGAGTACGGGCTATACCTTCTCCAGCGGCGGCCCTATCGTCGCGCCCAGCGTGCCCTGCATCATGGTCACGCCCATTTGCCCGCACTTGCTGCTCAAAGTACCCCTGGTCCTGCGCGATGACGACCAGGTATCGGTGACGGTGGCCAACAGCCGCAACAGCGTCCGCGTCTCCGTCGACGGCATGATGGACCAGGAACTGATGCGCAATATGACCCTTCAGGTCCGCAAGTCCGACCACGTCCTCAAGATCATCCGCTTCAACAAGAACTATTTCTACAGCAATTTATTTACGAAAATGATGGGAAATGATTAA
- a CDS encoding class I SAM-dependent methyltransferase, which translates to MINMYPFRNAVTVSHMMMEPYARQAHVLVDMTCGNGHDTAFLARLMPDDAVLYAFDIQPCAIDHTQQRLQQEGLDGKHVVCTCGSHDELLARIQENVDLMVFNLGYLPSGDHKIHTNCEITLKAMKIGLNKIAINGIIMIAAYPGTEAGAREEQALRSYLQTIPQQDFHISSWQPVNEVHCPPVLYIVQKRGKRHHEEIPLH; encoded by the coding sequence ATGATTAATATGTATCCATTCCGCAATGCCGTTACCGTCTCTCATATGATGATGGAACCCTATGCCCGCCAGGCTCATGTCCTCGTCGACATGACCTGCGGCAATGGCCATGATACGGCTTTCCTGGCCCGTCTCATGCCGGACGATGCCGTCCTCTACGCCTTTGATATCCAGCCCTGTGCCATTGACCATACGCAGCAGCGCCTGCAGCAGGAAGGGCTGGACGGGAAGCACGTCGTCTGCACCTGCGGTTCTCACGACGAACTCCTGGCCCGGATACAGGAAAACGTGGATTTAATGGTATTCAATCTGGGCTATTTGCCGTCAGGCGACCATAAAATCCATACAAATTGTGAAATAACACTAAAAGCTATGAAAATAGGCTTGAATAAAATTGCGATAAATGGGATAATTATGATAGCAGCTTATCCCGGTACCGAAGCCGGGGCTCGCGAAGAACAAGCGCTGCGGTCGTATTTACAGACCATACCCCAGCAGGACTTCCATATTTCGTCCTGGCAGCCCGTCAATGAGGTGCATTGTCCACCCGTATTATATATTGTACAGAAAAGAGGGAAACGTCATCATGAAGAGATTCCGTTACACTAA
- the argR gene encoding arginine repressor: protein MKRFRYTKIKEIVQSRPIETQEELAKALQEEGIEVTQATVSRDIKELMLIKVPTSDGHYRYALSPEQNMLMSKNRMARLFQDSIVRVDSAYNQIIVHTLPGSANPIAAAIDHARWENVIGTLAGDDTVLLIVKDTETVPKLVKLIVSLMKE from the coding sequence ATGAAGAGATTCCGTTACACTAAGATTAAAGAAATTGTCCAGTCCCGTCCCATCGAAACGCAGGAAGAATTAGCCAAGGCCTTGCAGGAAGAAGGCATCGAAGTCACACAGGCTACGGTTTCCCGCGACATTAAAGAACTCATGCTCATCAAGGTTCCGACCAGTGACGGCCATTACCGCTATGCCTTGTCGCCGGAACAGAATATGCTCATGTCCAAGAACCGCATGGCCCGCCTGTTCCAGGACTCCATCGTCCGCGTCGATTCGGCGTATAACCAGATCATCGTCCACACCCTGCCCGGTTCGGCCAATCCCATTGCCGCCGCGATCGACCACGCCCGCTGGGAAAATGTCATCGGCACCCTGGCCGGCGATGATACGGTCCTCCTCATCGTCAAGGACACGGAAACGGTTCCGAAACTGGTCAAGCTTATCGTATCGCTGATGAAGGAATGA